The nucleotide sequence CTGGAACAGTTCGGCGTTCTGGCGCAGCGCGCGCTGGAAGTCGTGCAGCCGATCGCGGCAGTCGAGTGAGGCCTGTGTCCAGGCGTCCCCAGTCCTGGTCAGGGTCAGAAGGCCCAACAGATAGTCAAAAACCTCCAGGCGCGTGTGGATGTCGTCCATCGCCAAGACCAGATCGTCCCAGGTTGGAAACGGTGTCTGGCTCGCGATGATCTGCGCCACTTGAGCGCGGCTCTCCATAAGGATCCGGTCAAGGGCCGGGGAAAAATGTTCGGCGCGGATCCGCGAAAAAGGCGGCAGATCATAGGCCTGCAACAGCGGATTAGTATCATTGAGCATGGGAAACCTTCCTCTGAATCTGGACTGAATGAACAGTCTGAAAGGAAGGCCTGACGCTGGGCGGTATTATAGGTATCGCTTACAGACCAGGCGGCCTGGAAGATGATGCCAATTAATTCAGGCACGGTTATCTGCAACCTGGGATGGCGGATTTGCCTGCTGTTGCGTTTCCTTCACTGTGGGGCCGGGCCCAGGGCGGCGGGTCTCGTCCCAAGAAATACCTGCAAGGCGTCGAGCAACGAGCGTGAATTGCCCGGCGCCAATACCGCGTGGCGGAAGGCACGGCCAGTGTTCGGATTGAACAAGCCTTCGCGCAGAAAGCGTTGGAACGCTTCTTTCGCGAGCACGCCTGACCATCTGTAGGAATACAGACTGGCCGCGTAGCCTTGCATGATGTGAGTCAACTGGTTGGCCGGGCGCAACCTCGACAAGCCCTCAAGCTGACCAACTCGCGCCACCGCCTCAGCGAACACTTGGCGGATGCTGCGTCCATCGCCCCAGGTCCGGTGTACCTCGAAGTCGAAGATGGCATCGGTCAGCAACTCCGCCGTGTCCCAGCTGGTTTGCGTGGAAAGGTAGGTCAGCTGCTTTTGCGCCAGATCGGACGGCAAGGGCGCGCCTGTCTGGTAATGCCGAGATAGCCAAACGAGTATTTGTGGCTGGAAGCACCACAACTCGAAGAACTCACCGATAAACTCTGCGGTGTCACGCCCGTAACTCGCCATCCCGGAAAGCCTGCGGTTGTCCGCGGTGGTCAGAATATGTTGCAAGCAATGCCCAAACTCATGCAGCAGAATCCGCAGGCGCAGGTGGTCAAGCAGATAGGGTTGGCCGGGCATGTCTTGCAGAAAGTTACATTGCATCACGGCGATCGGCCGGTTCAACAGGCCTTCTGCGTCGCGGTGCCGGGCACGCAGTTCAATGGTGTTGGGACCTTGCTCGTTACTGGTGCCGGCAAACGGCTCGAAAAACACATAGCCGATGACCGCGTCGTACTCCTTTACCTCGAACAACCGAACCGGCGCGGCCCAGGTGTCGAAATCCGTGCGCTCGACAAACTGCACGGCGAACAAGCGCTGGAAGAGCTCACACACACGTACCAGGGTGTGATCCAGGGTGAAGTACTCACGGATCTGTTCCGCCGAAATACCGGTCATTTGCTGACGAAGTCTTTCGGAAAAAAACGCGTAATCCCACAGCTGCAAGTCATGGACACCGTGGTTCGCCGCAAACGCCTGGAGTTGCCGACGGTCGCTGGCAAAGGTCGATTGCTCGCTGGCCAACTGCGCCTGGAAAAAGCGCTGCACCTGGTCGACGGAATCCACCATCTGCTCCTCCAGCACCACCTGCACAAAGTGCTCGTAACCCAATAACCTGGCTATCTCGTGCCGTCCATCGAGCACCGTCAGCAGGTGGTCGGTATTGTCGTACAAGCCTGCGTGCGGCCCGACATCGGAGGCGCGGCTGAAAAACGCTTCACACACCTCCTGACGCAGCGCGCGGTTCTCGGCATTGGCCATAATCCCGCGAAACATTTCGCTGTCCAGCGTGATCAACCACCCCGGCAATCCCTTGGCCTGCGCCTTGGCCGTCATCGCCTGCTTGAGGCTGGCGGGAACGCCCTGCAACAGCGCCTCATCCTCGACATGCTTGCTCCACGCGGCCGTCGCCTGGGCGAGTCGATTGGAAAACTCGCCTTCCAGCAGTTCGTTGGCCAGCCGCAAGTACGCCAGGCGCTCGCGTTCGACCTGCGGTAAGGAAAGACCTGAGCGACGGAACTGCACCTGAATTTTCCCCAGGATGCGTCGACGTTGCGCGTCGAACAGCGCCGCTATCGGGCTGGCGGCCAACTGTGTGCATAACGCGGACAACTGCGGATTGCCCATCAGCTCGGCGCGAAAATCATTCAACCGCCCGTGAAAGTCGCTGGCCGCGCGCTCCCATCCCTCATCCACCTCGGACGCATCCAGCACGGTGACGACGCCCTGGGCAAGTTCGAGGCGAGCGAGGATGTCATCCAGCGCCAGGACCAGGTCGTCCCACGTCGGGAAGGGTGTCTGGGTCTGAATGATGTGCGCCACCTGACGACGGCTCTCGACAATCAACGCCTCGGCCGCCGGCGCCAGATGCTCGGTGCGCACCTGCGAAAACGGTGGTAGGTCAAACGTCTGCAATAACGGATTTTGTACGGGCATGGGTGCGATCCTTTTCGTCCTGGGACTGGAACGCAAAAGTCTAGGAAGAACGCACCCCGGCAAAGCCGTATCTATGTACATCGTCTCGCGCCTGGGCGGCGCAAGGACGATGACCTACTTCAGTCAGTCTTTTTTCAGCTTCGGATTAGGGAAAAACTGCACCGTCTGCACCTTGGCATCCGGCGCTTTCAACGCCGAGGTATTGACCCGCGTGCCCAGTTCCTTGGGTATTGAAAGACCTTGTTCATTGAGTGTGTCGGAATAACCGCAGGCCACACATTCGCGGTGCGGCACGCTGTCTTCAGTCCACATCATCAATTTGTCCGGCTCACTGCACGCCGGGCAGACCGCGCCGGCGATAAAGCGTCGTTTGGTAATCACAGGCCCTTCACTCATGCTGCTGCGTCCTCACTCAGGCCGCTGTGACGCAAGAGTGCGTCAATCGACGGCGCGCGTCCGCGGAAGTCGACGAACAGCACCATCGGCGCCTGGGATCCACCCCGGGCGAGGATCGCTTCACGGAACGCACGACCTGTTTGCGCGTTAAGCACGCCTTCCTCTTCAAATTTGGAGAACGCATCCGCCGAGAGTACTTCGGCCCACTTGTAGCTGTAATAACCCGCCGCGTAACCGCCGGCAAAGATATGCGCGAAGCTGTTGGGGAAGCGGTTGTAGGCGGGCGGGCGCATCACCGAGACTTCGTCGCGCACACCTTCGAGCACCTGCAACACACTGCGGCCATCGCCGTGAGTGGCATGCAGCTCGAAATCGAACAGCGAAAACTCCAATTGACGCACCATCATCAGGCCAGACTGGAAGTTCTTCGCCGCGAGCATTTTTTCCAGCAGGTCCTGGGGCAGTGCTTCGCCGCTTTCGTAATGCCCGGAAATCAATGCCAGGCCTTCCGGCTCCCAGCACCAGTTCTCCATGAATTGGCTCGGCAATTCCACCGCGTCCCACGCCACGCCATTGATGCCGGACACGCCCGCGTGTTCAATACGGGTCAGCAAGTGATGCAGACCGTGGCCGAACTCGTGGAACAGGGTGGTGACTTCGTCGTGGGTCAGCAGGGCAGGTTTGCCGCTGTCGGCCGGGGTAAAATTGCACACCAGGTTGGCCACCGGGCTTTGCAGTGCGCCATCAGCCGTGCGACGACGGTCGCGGGCACCGTCCATCCAGGCACCGCCGCGCTTGTTGGCGCGGGCGTACAGGTCGAAGAAGAAGCGGCCGACATGCTCGCCGTTTTCCTTGATTTCGAATAGCCGGACATCCGGGTGCCAGGTATCAAAACCTTTCTGCTCGGCGATTTCGATGCCGTACAGTCGCTGGACGATGGCGAACAGGCCGCCCAGCACCTTATCGATCGGGAAGTAGGCGCGCAGGGCTTCCTGGGACACGCTGTAACGTTGCTCACGCAGTTTTTCGCCGTAGAAACCGCTGTCCCAGCTTTGCAGGTCCGCGCACCCTTGTTCGGCGGCGTAAGCCTTGAGCTGTTGCAGGTCCTGGGTGGCAAATGGCTTGCTGCGCTTGGCCAGGTCGCGCAGGAAGCTCAACACCTGATCGCTGGACTCGGCCATTTTGGTGGCCAGACTCAGTTCGGAGAACGAGGCGAAACCCAGCAACTGGGCAAGCTCCTGACGCAGATCGAGGATCTGTTCCATGACCGGACCGTTATCATTCTGACCAGCATTCGGGCCTTGGTCCGACGCACGGGTGCAATAGGCGGCGTAGATTTCCTCACGCAGTGCCCGGTCGTGGGCGTAGGTCATCACCGCGTAATAACTCGGGAATTCCAGGCTAATCAACCAGCCGTCGAGCCCCTTGGCCTGGGCCGCGGCAGCCATTTGCGCCTTGGCCGAGTCGGTCAGGCCGGCGAGCATGGCTTCATCGGTGACGTGTTTGGTCCAGGCCTGGGTGGCGTCCAGCAACTGGTTGGAGAATTTGCTACCCAGCTCAGAGAGTTTGCTCTGCACTTCGGCGTAGCGTTGCTGTTGCTCCGGCGGCAAATCAATGCCCGACAGACGGAAATCACGCAGGGCGTGTTCCAGGATGGTTTTTTGCGCCACGTCGAAATCGGCGGCCGCGGGACTGTTGGCGAGGGCTTCGAAAGCCTGGAACAGCTCGCGATTCTGGCCCAGCTCGGTAGAGTAGGCGCTCAAGGCGGGCAGGCAGGCTTCATAGGCTTCGCGCAACTCGGCGCTGTTGCACACGGCGTTGAGGTGGCTGACCGGGCTCCAGGCGGCACCCAGGCGATCGTTGAGTTCGTCCATGGCCAGGACCAGACCGGCCCAGGTCGGATTTTTTCCCTGACTTTGCAGGATGCCTTCGATGGCGACACGGTTGTCGGCGAGGATCTGTTCGATGGCCGGCTGGACGTGCTCGGCACGGATCGCCGAGAACGGCGGCAGGTCGTAGGACTGCAAAAGAGGGTTGTTCACGCTCACGGTTGGCACCTTGGCTGGAGAAACAGGTAAGACAAAGATGGGGCCATCTTAATTACAATCAACACCCACCGCAGCTATCAGTAGAAGAGAGAGAGGCTATCGTGACCCTTCGCACCTATCAGAATCACACGCCGGCCCTGGGCGCCGGGGCTTTCGTCGACGCGTCGGCGGTGGTGATCGGCGATGTCGAGATCGGCACGCACAGCTCGGTCTGGCCGCTGACGGTGATCCGTGGCGACATGCACCGCATCCGCATCGGTGCGCGCACCAGCGTGCAAGACGGCTGCGTGCTGCACATTACCCATGCCGGACCTTTCAACCCTGACGGTTTCCCGCTGCTGATCGGGGACGACGTGACCATCGCCCACAAAGTCATGCTGCACGGCTGCACGATCGGCAGTCGGATCCTGATCGGCATGGGCAGCATTGTGATGGACGGTGCCGTGGTGGAGGACGATGTGATTATCGGTGCGGGCAGCCTGGTGCCGCCCGGCAAGAAACTCGAGAGCGGATTCTTGTACGTCGGCAGCCCGGTAAAGCAAATCCGCCCGTTGACTGACAAGGAGCGCGCCTTTTTCACTTACAGCGCCGCGAACTACGTGAAGCTCAAGGACCTGCACCTGGCTGAAGGATTCGACCAATGAGCCTGCATTACCAAACCGTTCTCTTCGACCTCGACGGAACCCTCACCGACCCACGGGAAGGCATCACCCGCTCCATCCAGTATGCCTTGGGCAAACTGGGGATCGACGAGCCCGACCTGAGCAGACTCGAGCACTTTATCGGTCCACCGCTGCTGCAGGCCTTCATGCAGTTCTATGATTTCGACGAGGCCAAGGCCTGGCAAGCGGTGAACTTCTATCGCGAGCGCTTCAAGGTCACGGGGCTGTATGAAAACCGGCTGTTCGAGGGCGTCATGCCGCTGCTGCAAGACTTGAACAGCCAGGGCCGGCAACTGTATGTGGCCACCTCCAAGCCGTGGGAATTTGCCCGCGAAATCGCCCGCCATTTCGATTTCGCCAAGCATTTCAAGCTGATCTACGGCAGTGAACTGGACGGCACGCGCACCAATAAGGTCGAGCTGATCGCCCACTTGATGAGCGAGGAAGGGCTGGACCCCGCCAGTACCTTGATGGTTGGCGACCGCAAGCACGACCTGATCGGGGCCCGCAGCAATGGACTGGATGCCGCGGCGGTAGGGTATGGGTTTGGCAGTTTTGAGGAGTTGAGCGCCGAGGCGCCGACTTGGCACTTTGAGACGTTAGCCGATATGCATCA is from Pseudomonas mucidolens and encodes:
- a CDS encoding M3 family metallopeptidase, whose protein sequence is MPVQNPLLQTFDLPPFSQVRTEHLAPAAEALIVESRRQVAHIIQTQTPFPTWDDLVLALDDILARLELAQGVVTVLDASEVDEGWERAASDFHGRLNDFRAELMGNPQLSALCTQLAASPIAALFDAQRRRILGKIQVQFRRSGLSLPQVERERLAYLRLANELLEGEFSNRLAQATAAWSKHVEDEALLQGVPASLKQAMTAKAQAKGLPGWLITLDSEMFRGIMANAENRALRQEVCEAFFSRASDVGPHAGLYDNTDHLLTVLDGRHEIARLLGYEHFVQVVLEEQMVDSVDQVQRFFQAQLASEQSTFASDRRQLQAFAANHGVHDLQLWDYAFFSERLRQQMTGISAEQIREYFTLDHTLVRVCELFQRLFAVQFVERTDFDTWAAPVRLFEVKEYDAVIGYVFFEPFAGTSNEQGPNTIELRARHRDAEGLLNRPIAVMQCNFLQDMPGQPYLLDHLRLRILLHEFGHCLQHILTTADNRRLSGMASYGRDTAEFIGEFFELWCFQPQILVWLSRHYQTGAPLPSDLAQKQLTYLSTQTSWDTAELLTDAIFDFEVHRTWGDGRSIRQVFAEAVARVGQLEGLSRLRPANQLTHIMQGYAASLYSYRWSGVLAKEAFQRFLREGLFNPNTGRAFRHAVLAPGNSRSLLDALQVFLGTRPAALGPAPQ
- a CDS encoding YheV family putative zinc ribbon protein, encoding MSEGPVITKRRFIAGAVCPACSEPDKLMMWTEDSVPHRECVACGYSDTLNEQGLSIPKELGTRVNTSALKAPDAKVQTVQFFPNPKLKKD
- the prlC gene encoding oligopeptidase A, yielding MSVNNPLLQSYDLPPFSAIRAEHVQPAIEQILADNRVAIEGILQSQGKNPTWAGLVLAMDELNDRLGAAWSPVSHLNAVCNSAELREAYEACLPALSAYSTELGQNRELFQAFEALANSPAAADFDVAQKTILEHALRDFRLSGIDLPPEQQQRYAEVQSKLSELGSKFSNQLLDATQAWTKHVTDEAMLAGLTDSAKAQMAAAAQAKGLDGWLISLEFPSYYAVMTYAHDRALREEIYAAYCTRASDQGPNAGQNDNGPVMEQILDLRQELAQLLGFASFSELSLATKMAESSDQVLSFLRDLAKRSKPFATQDLQQLKAYAAEQGCADLQSWDSGFYGEKLREQRYSVSQEALRAYFPIDKVLGGLFAIVQRLYGIEIAEQKGFDTWHPDVRLFEIKENGEHVGRFFFDLYARANKRGGAWMDGARDRRRTADGALQSPVANLVCNFTPADSGKPALLTHDEVTTLFHEFGHGLHHLLTRIEHAGVSGINGVAWDAVELPSQFMENWCWEPEGLALISGHYESGEALPQDLLEKMLAAKNFQSGLMMVRQLEFSLFDFELHATHGDGRSVLQVLEGVRDEVSVMRPPAYNRFPNSFAHIFAGGYAAGYYSYKWAEVLSADAFSKFEEEGVLNAQTGRAFREAILARGGSQAPMVLFVDFRGRAPSIDALLRHSGLSEDAAA
- a CDS encoding gamma carbonic anhydrase family protein, yielding MTLRTYQNHTPALGAGAFVDASAVVIGDVEIGTHSSVWPLTVIRGDMHRIRIGARTSVQDGCVLHITHAGPFNPDGFPLLIGDDVTIAHKVMLHGCTIGSRILIGMGSIVMDGAVVEDDVIIGAGSLVPPGKKLESGFLYVGSPVKQIRPLTDKERAFFTYSAANYVKLKDLHLAEGFDQ
- a CDS encoding HAD family hydrolase; protein product: MSLHYQTVLFDLDGTLTDPREGITRSIQYALGKLGIDEPDLSRLEHFIGPPLLQAFMQFYDFDEAKAWQAVNFYRERFKVTGLYENRLFEGVMPLLQDLNSQGRQLYVATSKPWEFAREIARHFDFAKHFKLIYGSELDGTRTNKVELIAHLMSEEGLDPASTLMVGDRKHDLIGARSNGLDAAAVGYGFGSFEELSAEAPTWHFETLADMHQAFLRRP